In Polyangiaceae bacterium, a genomic segment contains:
- a CDS encoding phosphoadenylyl-sulfate reductase, with the protein MRLAAQHGVTLAPFFIFDAEGEARVVTSALRAAKELSDAPSSSAPAELDLGSAREELAALTPPEVVRWALSRFGSNLGIAFSGAEDVALVHMAARSGVAFRVFCLDTGRLHAETYRFIERVRQHYGVEVEMLFPDAVGVESLVRKKGLFSFYDDGHQECCGVRKVAPLRRALANYSAWMTGQRRDQSPTRSAVEILEADATFSGVGPVLYKFNPLAGWSQQQVWEYIRTEDIPYNDLHDKGFISIGCEPCTRATRPGEHERAGRWWWEESTQRECGLHVKH; encoded by the coding sequence ATGCGCCTAGCTGCGCAGCATGGGGTGACTCTTGCGCCCTTCTTCATCTTCGATGCAGAGGGCGAGGCGCGCGTGGTCACCAGTGCATTGCGAGCTGCCAAGGAGCTGAGCGACGCACCGTCTTCCTCCGCACCGGCAGAGCTCGACCTGGGTAGCGCACGAGAAGAGCTAGCCGCCCTGACCCCGCCCGAGGTGGTGCGCTGGGCGCTGTCGCGCTTCGGCTCGAACCTGGGCATCGCGTTCAGCGGTGCAGAAGACGTCGCGCTCGTTCACATGGCCGCAAGAAGCGGTGTGGCCTTTCGGGTGTTCTGCCTGGACACCGGCCGGCTCCACGCGGAAACATATCGCTTCATCGAGAGGGTGCGTCAGCACTACGGCGTCGAGGTAGAGATGCTGTTCCCTGACGCTGTCGGCGTGGAGAGCCTCGTGCGCAAGAAGGGTCTGTTCAGCTTCTACGATGACGGCCATCAGGAATGCTGCGGTGTGAGGAAGGTCGCTCCGCTGCGCAGAGCACTCGCGAACTACTCGGCATGGATGACCGGCCAGCGCAGAGATCAGAGCCCGACGCGCAGCGCAGTGGAGATCCTAGAGGCGGACGCCACATTCAGCGGAGTGGGCCCGGTGCTCTACAAATTCAATCCGTTGGCTGGGTGGTCCCAACAGCAGGTCTGGGAATACATCCGCACGGAAGATATTCCGTACAACGACCTTCACGACAAGGGGTTCATCTCCATCGGATGCGAGCCGTGTACCCGCGCGACGCGTCCCGGGGAGCACGAGCGCGCTGGGCGCTGGTGGTGGGAAGAGTCCACCCAGCGCGAGTGCGGGCTCCACGTAAAGCACTAG
- a CDS encoding TetR/AcrR family transcriptional regulator, with amino-acid sequence MKSHRREEILRAAERLFREHGAGKTTVGDIARESGIGVGTVYLEFQSKDSIVTALSDSRHHRVVEAMQTVACEEPSLCLERILEERVRVFFALAAEGAHACDFVLCRSAQSGVGHFSQAESELLEGVLRAGKAAGVFAFTDLEQTSQLVQRACAAYSPPWLFTLDEATAKREVVGLARLISRGLLARGD; translated from the coding sequence GTGAAATCGCATCGGCGTGAGGAGATCCTACGGGCCGCTGAGCGGTTATTTCGCGAGCACGGCGCGGGCAAGACAACCGTAGGAGATATCGCCCGCGAGTCGGGGATCGGCGTGGGCACTGTCTACTTGGAGTTTCAGTCCAAGGACTCCATCGTCACCGCGCTCTCGGATTCTCGCCACCATCGCGTCGTGGAAGCCATGCAGACGGTAGCCTGCGAGGAGCCGTCGCTTTGCCTGGAGCGTATCCTCGAGGAGAGAGTGCGGGTCTTCTTTGCGTTGGCGGCGGAGGGGGCCCACGCGTGCGACTTCGTCCTTTGCCGCTCGGCCCAGTCGGGCGTGGGGCACTTCTCACAGGCCGAGTCGGAGCTGCTCGAAGGAGTGCTGAGGGCAGGGAAGGCCGCGGGGGTATTCGCCTTCACGGATCTGGAGCAGACGAGTCAGCTCGTGCAACGCGCCTGTGCTGCTTACTCGCCGCCCTGGCTGTTTACGCTCGACGAAGCCACCGCGAAGCGTGAGGTGGTTGGCCTTGCACGCCTCATTTCGCGGGGCTTGCTGGCTCGGGGCGATTGA
- a CDS encoding DnaJ domain-containing protein, with translation MAPKGDGVAAETRDDGLGALVPKRLFGDPSGISPDASMLLGLIDDRSSVVELAQLLGTSVEQIAPLVSELEVRGLVDMGRPRPGGLERATEAELLEHATARRSLERPSGISGTPAQAAAEPEVLEEVIELPPELQREISEVAERIASSDPYVVLGCDVSSSREEIRATYHAGIRRYHPDRYFGKQLGPYKAQLERIFKRLTAAYEALENALGAQERASRTTQTSSAPPVDIPKPPRAPQMSQPPGVSSRPPAAGSSRPPAAGSRDSEARRRALARKFSSPSMRRVSVPPQKSSEEVKNAARDSMRRLQAERSSDPRVRIARYLQTAKEAEREHDLISARNAVKIAVSLDPENAELLERLEKLEQAVSVKHADEYIQRGQVAERQGQWREAAQFYEKAHVGRPHNGQLLERAALCLLNTDVNQAIRLAKNAVMIAPQRASHRVVLGKAYLAADMKKSALGEYERAKELEPTDRGVRELGKALGKR, from the coding sequence ATGGCACCGAAGGGTGACGGTGTGGCTGCCGAGACGAGAGACGATGGGCTGGGGGCGTTGGTTCCCAAGCGGCTGTTTGGCGATCCTTCCGGGATCAGCCCCGATGCCAGCATGCTGCTGGGACTGATCGACGATCGGTCTTCGGTGGTCGAGCTCGCCCAATTGCTTGGGACCAGCGTCGAGCAGATCGCGCCGTTGGTGTCAGAGCTGGAGGTGCGCGGCCTCGTGGACATGGGGCGCCCGCGGCCCGGAGGTTTGGAGCGGGCGACAGAAGCTGAGCTGCTCGAGCATGCTACCGCCCGTCGGTCCCTAGAGCGGCCGTCTGGGATCTCGGGCACTCCAGCGCAAGCCGCGGCGGAGCCGGAGGTACTTGAAGAGGTCATCGAGCTACCGCCGGAACTCCAACGGGAGATCTCAGAGGTTGCCGAGCGCATCGCGTCGTCGGATCCGTACGTGGTCCTCGGTTGCGATGTCAGTTCCTCGCGGGAAGAGATACGAGCGACGTATCACGCTGGCATTCGCCGCTACCACCCCGACCGCTACTTTGGAAAACAGCTCGGCCCCTACAAGGCGCAACTCGAGCGCATCTTCAAGCGCCTGACCGCCGCCTATGAAGCCTTGGAGAACGCGCTTGGGGCGCAGGAGCGAGCTTCGCGGACGACACAGACCAGTTCGGCGCCACCCGTCGACATCCCAAAGCCGCCTCGCGCGCCTCAGATGAGTCAACCTCCTGGAGTTTCTTCGCGACCTCCAGCCGCAGGCTCATCCCGTCCCCCCGCCGCGGGGAGCCGTGACTCAGAGGCTCGCCGTCGCGCGCTGGCGCGCAAGTTTAGCAGTCCGAGCATGCGGCGCGTCTCCGTACCGCCCCAGAAGTCCAGCGAGGAGGTCAAGAACGCCGCAAGGGATTCCATGCGGCGCCTCCAAGCCGAGCGCTCCAGCGATCCGCGAGTGCGGATCGCGCGCTACCTGCAGACCGCCAAGGAAGCCGAGCGTGAACACGATTTGATTTCCGCAAGGAATGCCGTCAAGATCGCGGTCAGCCTCGATCCGGAGAACGCCGAGCTGCTCGAGCGCCTCGAGAAGCTCGAACAGGCAGTCTCCGTAAAGCATGCTGATGAGTACATCCAGCGTGGTCAGGTCGCTGAGCGTCAGGGTCAGTGGAGGGAGGCGGCGCAGTTCTACGAGAAGGCGCATGTCGGCAGGCCTCACAACGGTCAGCTGCTAGAGCGCGCTGCGCTATGCTTGCTGAACACCGACGTGAACCAAGCGATCCGCCTCGCCAAGAACGCCGTGATGATCGCGCCTCAACGCGCGTCGCACCGCGTGGTGCTTGGCAAGGCCTACCTCGCGGCGGATATGAAGAAGAGCGCGCTTGGTGAGTACGAGCGAGCGAAGGAGCTCGAGCCGACGGATCGCGGAGTACGCGAGCTGGGCAAGGCGCTGGGGAAGCGCTAG